Sequence from the Malaciobacter pacificus genome:
TAGCAAGTGATTGCATAATTGGTTCGTGCATATTAAAACCTATGAAGAAAATTGCTACACCAATAATGAAAGCTGTACTTCCTGTACTAAATCCAATAATTAAATATGAAATTGCAAAAAGTGCAATACCAATAATTAAAATCTCTTTGAATTTTCCTTTTTTCTCAGCTAATATAGCAGCTGGAGCCATAGCAAGAAAACCTAAAATCATAGCCGGTAGATAAACTTTCCAAAGCTCTGTCATATCCCACTCGTATGCTTTTGTTAGAGTAATTGGAATAATCATAAATGCAAATGTCATTAAACCCTTTTGTAAAAAGTTTGTGATATTCATTTTAATTAGATTTGTATTCCCTAAAACTTGTCCAAAATCAGGTTTTGCGTTGTATGTGTGAGTAATCTTTGGTGGATTTGGAACTTTTTTAAGAATAATAAAAATTGAAGCCAATGCTAAAACCATAGTAATAACAAATAAAGATTCAACTCCTAAATAAGCACCTACAAGTGGTCCTGCTAACATTGAAACAGCAAATGAAATACCAATAAACATTCCCATCATAGCCATAGCTTTTGGTCTTTGCTCTTCTTTAACTAAGTCACTAATAGTTGCAGTTACAACTGCCCCAATAGCTCCAGCACCTTGCAGTAATCTACCAAGCATAAGTGTGTAAATATCTGTTGAAAGTGCACAAATTAATGAACCAATAGCAAAAATAATAAGTCCTGTAACAATAGTACCTTTTCTTCCTAATTTATCACTCATAATTCCAAAAGGAACTTGGAATATCATTTGAGTTAATGCATATCCTCCAACAACGATCCCTACAAGTGTTGGTGTTGCTCCTTGTAAATTTAATGCATAAACTGATATCACTGGTAAAACTAAAAATAAACCTAAAAATCTAAGCGCAATAATTAAACTTAGAGGTAAAACTGATTTAATCATTTATAATCCTAAACATAATATAATTTGTCGAGATTATAGTTAAAAAATAGTTAAGTATGGCTTGAAAAGGATATAAGTGAAAATAATTTTAGCAACAGGTAATAAAGGCAAAATTGAAGAGTTTAAAAAATTAATGCCTAATGATGAGGTAATCGCTTTTAAGGAACTTTTAGGAGATATTGAAGTTGTTGAAGATAAAGATAGCTTTCAAGGAAATGCAGTAAAAAAAGCTGTTGAAATCTATGATGAATTAATTAAAAATGGTTATAAAGATATTGTAGTAATTTCAGATGATAGTGGATTAACAGTGCCAGCTTTAAATAATGAACCTGGAATTTATTCTGCTAGATATGCAGGTGAGAATGCTAGTGATTTAGAAAATAATAAAAAATTAATTTCTAAATTAAATGAGAAAAAATTGACAAAAACACCTGCTTTTTATACTGCTTGCATAGCAATTGTTTATAAAGGACACCCTTATAGTGTTCATGGTTGGATGAATGGAAATGTAATAAATGAGCAAAGAGGAGATGGAGGTTTTGGATATGACCCAATGTTTATAGCTAATGGTTTTGATAAAACTTTAGGAGAACTTGGATATGAAATAAAAAAAGATTTTTCTCATAGAACAAAAGCATTGAATTTAGCTAAAAAAGTTTTAGATGTAATTATTTAGCTAATTCTTCATAAATAGATATATTATGTGATTTAGCTTTCACATAAATATCTATTTTATCTTCATTAACACTTGCAAATATATCAAAAACATTATCATCAATTTTTATTGTGTTTATGTTTGTCAAATCCTTAGTTTTTAAATACTCTTTAAAAAAACTCATGTGATTTTTTGCTTGTATGTATAAATATTGGTTTTGAATATTTTTTATTTGTATAGATTTTGTTTGCATAATATAAATAAGTAAATATGAAAATAAAGAAACTAACAAAAGTGTGATTAAAAGAGTAAATGATTTTTTCATCTTAAAAACTCCATTTTTGTTTTATTGTATTATCTAAATTTATTTCTATAAAAATTATGTTATCCACAATATTTAAATTAAAGTTTTTTATATTTTCCAATAATAAATTATTATCAAAATATAAATTACTATTTTTATAGCTAAGTTTGGAGATATCTTTTTTATGTTTTTGTAAAAATACTTTAGTACTTAATAAATTTGTTTTTTTAACTTCTAATTCATAAGCTTTTTTATTTGTTTCTAATAACTCTTTTGAGTAAGCTAGGGAGTAGATAATTACTAATGAACTTATAATTATGGATAATATTATTTCAAAAAGAGTAAAACTATTTTTCATATTTTAATATCTTTATATCTTCATTTTCAAAAACATATTTTTTGACAGTCAAAAACTCAACTTCTGTGTCGTTTATTGTAATTTTTAAGTTTTTTGAAGATTTTTGTAATCCAGAGTAGTCTTTAATATCAAATTTATTTTCTATAGAGTTTAAAAGCATAAAGTTTTGATGATTTGTTTGGTCATAGTAAGATGAGTTTAAAAACCCACTTACTATTAAAATTAGTAATGTAATACTTAGAAGTGTTTCAAAAAGAGTAAAACTATTTTTTTCCAAGCTCTTGTGCTTTATTATATGTTTGCTCTATTGTATCCATCATAGCATTTCTCACACCATTTTTTTCTAAGACACCATAGCCAACTGCTGTTGTTCCACCTGGACTCATAACTGAATCTTTAATAAGTGCAGGATGTTGTGTTTCAAGTAAAGTTGAAGTACCAGTAAATAATCCTTGAACAAGTTTTGAGCTTAAATCTCTTGGAAGTCCAGCTCTAACAGCCCCATCAGTTAACCCTTCTGCAATTAAAGCTAAAAATGCAGGTCCACTTCCAGCTACTGCTGTTGCAATATCAAGTTGCTTTTCACTCTCTAACCAAAGTGTTTGGCCAATTGATGTAAAAATTTCTAATGCTTCATTTTTAACCTCTTCATCCCCTGTTAAAGTTGTCATTGATTTTAGAACTGATGCAGCCACATTTGGCATTGTTCTAACATAATATTTAGCTTCGATATGCTTTTTTAAAGAATCCAAAGTAGTTCCAGCTAAAATTGAAAATAGTATATTTGCTTTTCCACTAAGTCTTGCAGATACAGTTTGAAGTACATATGGCTTTACACAAAAAAGTATATTTTTCCCTGTGATATCTTCAACATCATCTAATTCTTTTATAGAAATTTGAGGAATTGTTTTTTGAACTTCTTTTAATTTATTTATATTCCTTCCTATTATTTCTACTTCATGGTTGGCAACTAGTCCTTTTGCTAAAGATTGAGCCATAGTACCATTTCCAATTAAAGTTAGTTTCATTTAGTAACCTTTTTTATTATGATAATAATTATTTTTTATGATTATAGCAAATAAAACATAAGCTACAATTAGCTAAAATATTTTTTTTTTACAAAGGATGTTTTTATGAATAAAGTCTTTAAGTTTAGAGATATACTATTGGTTGTTTGTGCAGCACTATTTTTTACAGCGTGTTCAAGTAAAAATGAAATTCAAGAGTATAATAAACCAGCAATGTATTGGTACAACAAAATGTTAACACAAATATCAACTGGTGATTTGGATTCTGCTGATGATACATACACATCACTAGAAAGTGAGCATAGAAATTCTCCTTTTATTCCAACATCTTTATTAATTTTGGTTAATGCTCATATGGATGAGGAAGAGTATGCATTAGCAAATTTTTATTTAGATGAATATATTAAAAGATTTGGATTAAGTAAAAATATTGACTATGTTAGATATTTGAAAATCAAAGCAAACTTTTTAGGGTTTAAATATCAAAATAGAGACCAAGAATTAATTGAAAATACAATAGTTGAAATTAATGAATTTAAAGCAAAATATAAAACTTCTCCATATATGCCTTTAGTTGATACTATTAATGCAAGACTTTATATGGCTAAGGCAGCTATGGATAAAGAAATAGCAGATTTATACGAAAGAACAGGTAAAGAAAAAGCTTCAGAAATTTACAATGAAAAAGTAAAACAATCATGGGTTAATCCAAATGAGATTGTAGAAGTTGATGTTCCTTGGTATAGATCAATTTTTGAATAAATATAAACAATTTTTAGGAGTGTAAGATAGATGGAATTAGAAAATTATGATGAATTTCCTCAAACAATACCATTAATAATAGAGGATGAAATATTTTTATATCCTTTTATGATTGCTCCGCTTTTTTTAAGTAATCAAGAAAATATAAAAGCAGTGGAGTATGCAATGGAACACAACACTTTAGTTGTGGTTGCAGTGTCAAAACAAGGGAAAGAAGATAAAAGAGAAGAAGACTCTTTCTATGATGTGGGAGTTATTGGAAATATTATGAGAAAAGTATCTTTACCTGATGGTAAAATAAAAGTACTTTTTCAAGGATTAGCTAAAGGTAGAATAAATGATTTTGCAATTGAACAACCACTATTTGCAAAAGTTGACATTTTAGAAAATGAAGTATCAAGTGATGAATCTATCAAATCTGTAATTGATGTATTAATTGAAAATGTAAAAAAACTTTCAAAATTAAATACAAAGTTTCCAGCAGATTTAATTAAGACAATTGAAGAGAATGATGATGCAACAAGAATTGCAGATTTAATATCATCAGTTTTAAAAGTTAAAAAAGATGAAGCTTATAAACTATTTTCTCAAACAAGTGTTGAGCAAAGACTTTTAGATATTATTGAAGTAATTAAAAAAGAGATTGAGTCTTTTAAAATTCAAAAAGAGATTACTCAAAAAGTAAATTCTAAAATTGAAAAAACTCATAAAGATTACTTCTTAAAAGAGCAAATTAAAGCTATTCAAAAAGAGCTTGGTGCTGATAATCAAAAAGATGAAGAGATTAAGTCGTACAAAAAGAGACTTAAAAAAATCAAGAAGTTTATGGATAAAGAAGGGTACAAAGAGACTAAAAAACAAATTGAAAAATTAAGTAGAATGAACCCAGATTCTCCTGATGCATCATTACTTCAAACTTATGTTGAACAAGTTTTAGATATACCATTTGGACAATATGCTGATGAAAAAATCTCAGTAGCTGCTGTAGAAGAGCAATTAAATAAAGATCACTACTCTTTAAAAAAACCAAAAGAGAGAATTTCAGAATACTTTGCAGTTAAACAGATGTTAGAGCAAAGAAATTTAGAAGATTTAAAATCAAAAGGGACTGTTTTATGTTTTGTAGGACCTCCTGGTGTTGGTAAAACTTCACTTGCTAACTCTATTTCAAAAGCCTTACAAAGACCGCTAGTTAGAGTTGCTCTTGGTGGTATGGAAGATGTAAATGAATTAAGAGGTCATAGAAGAACATATGTTGGAGCGATGCCTGGACGACTTGTAAAAGGATTAATCGATGCTAAAAAGATGAATCCTGTAATGGTTTTAGATGAAATTGATAAACTTGGAGCAAACCACAGAGGTGACCCAACAGCTGTTATGTTAGAGATTTTAGACCCTGAGCAAAATCATGAGTTTAGAGATTTATATTTAAATTTCCCAATTGATTTATCTCAAATTATATTTGTATCAACAGCAAATGATGTAAGAAGAATTCCAGCACCCCTAAGAGATAGAATGGAGTTTATTGAAATCTCTTCTTATACACCAAATGAGAAGTATCATATTGCTAAAGATTATTTAATTCCTCAAGAGTTAGAAAAACATGGATTAAAGAGAAGTGAAGTTGCTTTAAGTAAAACTACTATTGATTTAATCATCTCTAAATATACAAGAGAAGCAGGAGTTAGAAATCTAAGACGTGTGTTTGCAAAACTATTTAGAAAAGTTGTAAGACAAATCTTAATGGATGATTCTATTAAAAAAGTATCAATAAATACTAAAAATATCAAAGAGTATTTAGATAATCCAATATTTGAAATTGACCCAGCTGATAAGAAAAACTCTATTGGTATTGCAAATGGATTAGCATGGACTTCAGTTGGTGGAGATGTTTTAAAAACTGAAGCTATTAAGTTAAAAGGTAAGGGTATTTTATCTGTAACTGGTAATCTTGGTGAAGTTATGAAAGAGTCTTCAAGAATCTCTTACTCTGTTGTAAAAGTTTTAATTGATAATGGAGCATTATTAATTGATAATGAAATTATTCCAAAGTTTCCAAAAGAGGAAGAAGAAAAAATTATAGTTAATCCAAGTGAAGTTTATAAAAGATATGATATTCACTTACATATTCCAGAAGGTGCAACTCCAAAAGATGGTCCAAGTGCAGGTATTACTATGGCTTTAACTATTGCTTCAGTTTTAAGCGAAAAAGCTATTAAATCTGATGTTGCAATGACTGGTGAGTTAACACTATCTGGAAAAGTTTTACCAATTGGTGGATTAAAAGAGAAGTTAATTGCTGCATATAAAGCAAAAATGAAAAAAGCATTAATTCCTAGAAAGAACTTTGAAAGAGATTTAGATGAAATTCCTGATGAGGTTAAAGATGCTATGGAAATTAAGCCTGTTGACGTTATCGAAGATGTATTAAAAGAGGCATTAGTTCTGTAATGAGAAGAGGAATGAGGCAGAGTTTAATAGTAAACAACTTTTTTACTCTTGCTTCGATAATTATAATCTCAGTTACAATTACTTTATATACAAAGTATTTTTCTGACCCTGAACCTACAAAAGAGATTGTCACGCCACTTGCTTGTCAAGATGAAAGCTTTTTTACATTAAAAGTATTTAATCAAAAACTCTTAAATGAATCAATGAAAGCTTTAAACAAAGGTTTTTATAAACTTGATGGTGGATATATAAAAGCTCAATATTCTGATAGTATTATTGAGGAGTTTATAAAACTTGATGAAGTTAATAATTACTACATAAAAGCTATCTCAAAATCTCCAAAAGATGATATATCAAAATATCTAACAATAAATTATGAATTGATTGAAAATGATAGAAAAGACCCAAATAAAAAATCAAAGGATTGTAAACTTTGTAGTGGTTCAATCCAAACCTCTTTTAGAGCAGGAAATGTTGAGATATTTAGGTATTACACTGATTTTTTAATTTTTAATAAAAAAGAGATAGAATCAAGAATAGATTGTACAATAAAGGTATACAAAAATCATGTTAAGAAACTTTAGAACAACAAATAATTATACAGCAACAAATGTGCTAGTTGCTATTACAGTGTTGATGTATATTATTCAAATTAATATACCTCAAGGGTCATTATTTTTAGGATTAAATCTATACTTTAGTGTATATGATTTTTGGTGGCAACCTTTAAGCACTATTTTTGCTCACGGTGGAATAGCACACTTGGCTATGAATATGTTTGTTTTATGGCAATTTGGTAATTTAATAGAGAGATATAAGGGAACAAAAGAGTTTTTAGCTTTATATTTTATTTGTGGGATTACCACATCAATTCTTTCTTATGGATATATCTATTATTTAGACCACCAAGTAAATTTAGTAGGAGCATCAGGAGCTATATGTGCACTTTTAGGATATGTAGCATATCTTGATAAGGCTCAAAGAAGTGGGATTATTACTTGGGTTTTATTAATAAGTGTTGCACCCCTACTTATTGGACTTCCTATTGCTTGGTATGCACACTTTATAGGACTAGGGGTGGGTTTTTTATACGCGATTATTAGAAGATAACAAAATAATTTAATATGTTAATCTTTCATTAAAAATATTGGGATAAAATTCATTTTTAAATTTTTAAAAAGGTCGAAAATGAATTTAAATAGTATTTGTACATATACAAATGAAGATTTAGGAAAATTAGTATTAAGATTTGCTGTTGCTATACTAATGTTATTTCATGGAGTAGCAAAACTACAAAGCGGACTTGATGGAATTATTAGTACAGTAGAAAGTAATGGTCTACCAACTTTTGTTGCTTATGGAGTATATTTAGGTGAAATTCTAGCACCAATTATGTTATTAATTGGGTATAGAGTTAAATTAGCTTCTATTTTGATTATTGGAACAATGGGATTTATTCTATTTTTCTATTCTGATAGTATTTTAGCTTTAAATAAATATGGAGCATGGGCTATTGAGTTACAAATGTTTTATATTACAACTTCAATTACAATTTTCTTTTTAGGTGCTGGAAAATATAGTTTAGATAAAAGATAATTGTTACATATTTACTATAATAGTTACAATACTCATTATAATTAAAACAATTGCCATACTTATAAATATATCTTTTAAGGTAACAGTGGGGTTTAATATCCCACAGTATGGACATTGTCTCTTTTTAGCTTCAATTTCTCTTTTACAATTTTTACAAGTAGCTATTTTATATCCTTTTATTTTTTAGATTTTATCAAAAATTGATTTAACACAAGTTATTTTTAATTAATAATAAATATATATTTACAAAAATACTATTTTATAGTAATATAAAAATATTTAAAAGTTAAATACTATATAAAATAATTTTTTAAACTATGTGAGCACAAAATGAAAAACTTATCAATAAAATTAAAACTAATTCTCTTGTTTATTTTAATTAAAATATTACCTTTAATTCTAATCTTAACTATAGTTTACATAGGAATTACAAAACTTCAAACATATATTGAAGAGAGTACAAAATATCAGTTTAATACAAACAAAGAAATTATTTTAAAAACAGCAGATGCATCAATTGAAGATAGTATCAAAAATTTAGATGAAAAATCAAAAGTATCACTAGAGAGGATCTCTTATGAAATAGCAAATAAAGTTGCAGATTTTTTATATGAAAGGGACAGAGATATACTATTTTTATCAAAAATAGATTTAAATGAGAAAATATTAAAAGAGTTTTTTGAAAGTAAAAATAGAGATATTTTAATTCATAATCAATATATGTATAATGATAAAAGCTCTTCTTGGATAAATAGTTTTGACATACAAAAAGAGGAGCGAAAAAATAAAATCTTAGTTTTAAAAGATAATCAAGAGGAGTTTAATTATACAGACCCATTTATTTTTTCAAAGAAAAGTATTCCAATTTATAAAGAGGTAACTTTTTTTGATTTAGTTGGTATGGAAAAATATAAAATATCAAATATAAATAAAGAACTTTTAGATATTTCAAATAGAAAAAATACATATATAAACTCTGAAAACTATTTTAATAGAATTTCTAAACTCAAAAAAGGTGAAATCTACGTTTCAGAAGTTATTGGAGAGTATGTTAGCTCTAAAGTAATTGGAACTTTTACGAAAGAAAAAGCAAAAAAAGCAAATATAGAATTTAAACCTGAAGATCATGCATATGCAGGAAAAGAAAATCCACTAGGTAAAAAATTTGAAGGTATTGTTAGATTTGTTACTCCTGTTTTCAAAGATAATATAAAAGTTGGATATGTCTCTTTAGCACTAGACCATGAACACATTATGCAGTTTACTGATACTTCAAATCCTACTAGTAAAGATGCATTACAAGATATTTCAGATGCAAGTTTAGGTAATTATGCTTTTATGTGGGATAGTGTTGGAAGAAGTATCTCTCACCCAAGAGACTATTTTATTTCTGGATTTAACTCAAAAACTGGAAAAAGAGAGATGCCATGGCTTAGTAAAGATGTAGCTGATAAATTCTATGCTTCAAATTTAGAGATAAATGAATTTTTGAAGAGTTATCCAACTTTTGAAAATCAAACATTAAAGAAAAAACCAAATATAAAACAGCTTAAAGATGATGGTAATATTGGTTTAGATTGTAGATATTTAAATTTTGCTCCTCAATGTGAAGGGTGGATGCAATTAACAGAAAATGGAGGTTATGGTTCTTTTGTAATCTTTTGGAGTGGAGTTTGGAAACTTGTAACAGCTGCTGCTATTCCATATTATACTGGGGATTATGCTAACAGTAAAAGAGGTTTTGGATTTGTTACAATTGGAGCTAATGTAGATGAATTTCATATGGCTGCAAATAATACAAAAAGAAAAGTACAAGAGGTTTTAGAAGAGCAAACAGCTTTAATGAAAGAGAATATAGAAATAAATTCAAAGGAAGTAGAAGATTTTATTGAATTAATTAAAAATGAACTTTTTATAGTAACATTTATCATGATAATATTAGTAATATTTATAGCTATATTAATGTCAAATTTCATAAGTAGTAAAATTAAAAATCTATTAAAAGGTACACATAAATTTTCAAATAATGAGTTTGATTATAAAATAAAAGTAAATAGTAATGATGAAATTGGTGAACTTGAAAACTCTTTTAATTTAATGGCAAAGAAAATTAATCAAAGAACTGATGAATTAAATGAAGCATTGAAAGAAGCAAAAGATGCAAATGAAGCAAAATCAATTTTTCTTGCTAATATGTCCCATGAAATAAGAACACCACTTAATGCTATTATTGGTTTTTCAAAAGTTTTAGTTAATAATAAAAATCTAGATGAAAAAACTATTAAACAAGTAAGTTTAATTGAATCAAGTGCCCATGGTTTGCTTTCTATTATTAATGATATTTTAGATATTTCAAAAATAAAAAGTGGGAATTTTAATATATCAAAAGAGAAAGTTAATCTTTTTAAGTTGAATGAAGAGTTAGTTGAACTATTTTCAAGTAGGGCTTTAGAAAAAAACATTAGGCTCTTTTTCTATATGGATAATAATATTCCTTCATGTGTTTATTGTGATGATATAAGAATAAAACAAGTAATCTCAAATATTTTAAGTAATGCTATTAAATTTACTCAGGATTATGGAAATATTAAATTTAATGTAGAGTTACTTAAAAAAGATGAATTATCTCAAAAAGTTTCTCTTAGATTTGAAATAGAAGACACAGGAATCGGAATTCCAGAAAGTAAGTTAAAAAATATCTTTGAGGCATTTATTCAAGCGGATAATGAAGCAACTAAAAACTATCAAGGAACAGGCTTAGGTTTATCAATTAGTTCTCATATAGTTAATCTATTTGAATCAAAACTTGAAGTTAATAGTGTAGTAGGAGAGGGAACTAAATTTTGGTTTGATTTAAATTTAGATTTTTGTACTAGTAGTGATACATTACAAGAATTAAAAAATGATAATATAAAAAAAGAGACTATTATTGTAAGTGAAAATAATAGTTTTAATGGAAAACTTTTAATAGCAGAAGATAATTTAGCTAACCAAG
This genomic interval carries:
- a CDS encoding non-canonical purine NTP pyrophosphatase yields the protein MKIILATGNKGKIEEFKKLMPNDEVIAFKELLGDIEVVEDKDSFQGNAVKKAVEIYDELIKNGYKDIVVISDDSGLTVPALNNEPGIYSARYAGENASDLENNKKLISKLNEKKLTKTPAFYTACIAIVYKGHPYSVHGWMNGNVINEQRGDGGFGYDPMFIANGFDKTLGELGYEIKKDFSHRTKALNLAKKVLDVII
- a CDS encoding rhomboid family intramembrane serine protease, with the protein product MLRNFRTTNNYTATNVLVAITVLMYIIQINIPQGSLFLGLNLYFSVYDFWWQPLSTIFAHGGIAHLAMNMFVLWQFGNLIERYKGTKEFLALYFICGITTSILSYGYIYYLDHQVNLVGASGAICALLGYVAYLDKAQRSGIITWVLLISVAPLLIGLPIAWYAHFIGLGVGFLYAIIRR
- a CDS encoding outer membrane protein assembly factor BamD, whose translation is MNKVFKFRDILLVVCAALFFTACSSKNEIQEYNKPAMYWYNKMLTQISTGDLDSADDTYTSLESEHRNSPFIPTSLLILVNAHMDEEEYALANFYLDEYIKRFGLSKNIDYVRYLKIKANFLGFKYQNRDQELIENTIVEINEFKAKYKTSPYMPLVDTINARLYMAKAAMDKEIADLYERTGKEKASEIYNEKVKQSWVNPNEIVEVDVPWYRSIFE
- a CDS encoding MFS transporter — translated: MIKSVLPLSLIIALRFLGLFLVLPVISVYALNLQGATPTLVGIVVGGYALTQMIFQVPFGIMSDKLGRKGTIVTGLIIFAIGSLICALSTDIYTLMLGRLLQGAGAIGAVVTATISDLVKEEQRPKAMAMMGMFIGISFAVSMLAGPLVGAYLGVESLFVITMVLALASIFIILKKVPNPPKITHTYNAKPDFGQVLGNTNLIKMNITNFLQKGLMTFAFMIIPITLTKAYEWDMTELWKVYLPAMILGFLAMAPAAILAEKKGKFKEILIIGIALFAISYLIIGFSTGSTAFIIGVAIFFIGFNMHEPIMQSLATKFAKVHQRGLVLGFFNSFGYLGTFLGGLIGGAFYQDVSMSTLVITIAIICILWAILIFTMPNPAKKKFVYLSLEEYHLENSVNLSSNEAIDEWYLNNTENVIAIKYDGDKISEDEIKSLLK
- a CDS encoding response regulator, with translation MKNLSIKLKLILLFILIKILPLILILTIVYIGITKLQTYIEESTKYQFNTNKEIILKTADASIEDSIKNLDEKSKVSLERISYEIANKVADFLYERDRDILFLSKIDLNEKILKEFFESKNRDILIHNQYMYNDKSSSWINSFDIQKEERKNKILVLKDNQEEFNYTDPFIFSKKSIPIYKEVTFFDLVGMEKYKISNINKELLDISNRKNTYINSENYFNRISKLKKGEIYVSEVIGEYVSSKVIGTFTKEKAKKANIEFKPEDHAYAGKENPLGKKFEGIVRFVTPVFKDNIKVGYVSLALDHEHIMQFTDTSNPTSKDALQDISDASLGNYAFMWDSVGRSISHPRDYFISGFNSKTGKREMPWLSKDVADKFYASNLEINEFLKSYPTFENQTLKKKPNIKQLKDDGNIGLDCRYLNFAPQCEGWMQLTENGGYGSFVIFWSGVWKLVTAAAIPYYTGDYANSKRGFGFVTIGANVDEFHMAANNTKRKVQEVLEEQTALMKENIEINSKEVEDFIELIKNELFIVTFIMIILVIFIAILMSNFISSKIKNLLKGTHKFSNNEFDYKIKVNSNDEIGELENSFNLMAKKINQRTDELNEALKEAKDANEAKSIFLANMSHEIRTPLNAIIGFSKVLVNNKNLDEKTIKQVSLIESSAHGLLSIINDILDISKIKSGNFNISKEKVNLFKLNEELVELFSSRALEKNIRLFFYMDNNIPSCVYCDDIRIKQVISNILSNAIKFTQDYGNIKFNVELLKKDELSQKVSLRFEIEDTGIGIPESKLKNIFEAFIQADNEATKNYQGTGLGLSISSHIVNLFESKLEVNSVVGEGTKFWFDLNLDFCTSSDTLQELKNDNIKKETIIVSENNSFNGKLLIAEDNLANQELIKAILENMEIEFTIVNNGLEALETYKQNSYDLIFMDINMPIMDGVESFNKIREYESSINKKQTPICALTANAIKGDREKFLELGMNDYLSKPINTKELLRVLNKYLVFTKIEKEVVNNKIEVQKVCKTLSVSEKIAIKIIEKFEKDIKKDIFELEKFIESNDEVNIKEKAHYIKNSCLNVALDDICNFLQELESEKTTTSEKQSLFKNIKEKLSNYL
- a CDS encoding DoxX family protein, translated to MNLNSICTYTNEDLGKLVLRFAVAILMLFHGVAKLQSGLDGIISTVESNGLPTFVAYGVYLGEILAPIMLLIGYRVKLASILIIGTMGFILFFYSDSILALNKYGAWAIELQMFYITTSITIFFLGAGKYSLDKR
- a CDS encoding pyrroline-5-carboxylate reductase, with the translated sequence MKLTLIGNGTMAQSLAKGLVANHEVEIIGRNINKLKEVQKTIPQISIKELDDVEDITGKNILFCVKPYVLQTVSARLSGKANILFSILAGTTLDSLKKHIEAKYYVRTMPNVAASVLKSMTTLTGDEEVKNEALEIFTSIGQTLWLESEKQLDIATAVAGSGPAFLALIAEGLTDGAVRAGLPRDLSSKLVQGLFTGTSTLLETQHPALIKDSVMSPGGTTAVGYGVLEKNGVRNAMMDTIEQTYNKAQELGKK
- the lon gene encoding endopeptidase La; protein product: MELENYDEFPQTIPLIIEDEIFLYPFMIAPLFLSNQENIKAVEYAMEHNTLVVVAVSKQGKEDKREEDSFYDVGVIGNIMRKVSLPDGKIKVLFQGLAKGRINDFAIEQPLFAKVDILENEVSSDESIKSVIDVLIENVKKLSKLNTKFPADLIKTIEENDDATRIADLISSVLKVKKDEAYKLFSQTSVEQRLLDIIEVIKKEIESFKIQKEITQKVNSKIEKTHKDYFLKEQIKAIQKELGADNQKDEEIKSYKKRLKKIKKFMDKEGYKETKKQIEKLSRMNPDSPDASLLQTYVEQVLDIPFGQYADEKISVAAVEEQLNKDHYSLKKPKERISEYFAVKQMLEQRNLEDLKSKGTVLCFVGPPGVGKTSLANSISKALQRPLVRVALGGMEDVNELRGHRRTYVGAMPGRLVKGLIDAKKMNPVMVLDEIDKLGANHRGDPTAVMLEILDPEQNHEFRDLYLNFPIDLSQIIFVSTANDVRRIPAPLRDRMEFIEISSYTPNEKYHIAKDYLIPQELEKHGLKRSEVALSKTTIDLIISKYTREAGVRNLRRVFAKLFRKVVRQILMDDSIKKVSINTKNIKEYLDNPIFEIDPADKKNSIGIANGLAWTSVGGDVLKTEAIKLKGKGILSVTGNLGEVMKESSRISYSVVKVLIDNGALLIDNEIIPKFPKEEEEKIIVNPSEVYKRYDIHLHIPEGATPKDGPSAGITMALTIASVLSEKAIKSDVAMTGELTLSGKVLPIGGLKEKLIAAYKAKMKKALIPRKNFERDLDEIPDEVKDAMEIKPVDVIEDVLKEALVL